The following proteins come from a genomic window of Papilio machaon chromosome 7, ilPapMach1.1, whole genome shotgun sequence:
- the LOC106709447 gene encoding uncharacterized protein LOC106709447, whose product MFWIRIGLFFVASLYPAKSDPGPAAGLQHVANLSHLIGSSNPSGFGTNFSPRMDFAQWKPLTGRGDPLRNDPTYDYEPPVLERVHYWADEPRVERERIPERKSEVLVLGVSSRKPSVASHQPPPPLKRTHRPPPPPAPPKFEDYTYKYSEYYPMTILVPPPPPPPRHQPSIYVIPEENLSGLVSSPKQPDRPMIIKRPSTVTPEHLSSFAVQEANLIYQSSTTSQNWFVDLNQTKALPNTPVTSDYAGWGPTTPFDDNDIINDTHNFISNDHSIEVSKPYLFYKPSLSVPQKPQSVPIQNLITTFVPTALPPIESTPSSTQEAWPSTDTTFEVNTESQNVYEGAATVYKTTNELPTTVTTPPKPHPTLFDMLSPMMSMPLATDPDRPEDNLYAHASENIHVFKEHTTEDSAKLHLMQSMQPPAPVKHSDSSSVSEKHPYHVNPNVLNNLLHAKPSHAQNIHTHDPYLHMRFTKPMTTSTTQATVSQESNYSTEVPTVPMYLIIQGHSKVKTYSSKAKNNLQETLQNDITKHRETNEVKHLHPIKEKHSKKLEKNSVTRNGKAQDLKSLIDNGLGSIEIQETDVGIKYDVSDGSKVPVELYKKGIVDSDENDYSSNNKTKRVKRQIQFQDVLNFPNDSIEEYFEEFLNKQKNENLSAQVANEEAAGYNDVEEDDEDSDEEDGEDR is encoded by the exons ATACGCATCGGATTGTTTTTCGTAGCGTCACTATATCCAGCGAAGTCAGACCCTGGTCCCGCAGCTGGCTTGCAGCATGTTGCCAATCTATCGC atttAATAGGTAGTTCCAATCCTAGTGGGTTTGGTACAAATTTTTCGCCCCGAATGGACTTTGCTCAATGGAAACCTCTAACTGGACGCGGCGATCCACTTCGAAATGATCCCACATACGACTACGAACCTCCTGTTCTAGAGCGAGTTCATTACTGGGCAGATGAGCCTCGCGTGGAACGCGAACGAATTCCTGAAAGGAAATCTGAAGTTTTGGTGCTGGGTGTCTCTTCACGTAAGCCGAGTGTAGCCTCCCACCAACCTCCCCCGCCGCTGAAGAGGACACATCGACCTCCTCCACCTCCTGCTCCCCCCAAATTCGAAGACTACACGTACAAGTACAGTGAATATTATCCTATGACAATACTTGTGCCTCCACCACCACCTCCACCGAGGCATCAGCCTTCAATCTACGTAATTCCCGAGGAAAATTTGTCAGGTCTTGTTTCGTCGCCTAAGCAACCCGATAGACCAATGATAATTAAAAGACCCTCCACGGTAACGCCAGAGCATTTGTCATCTTTTGCCGTGCAAGAAGCTAATTTAATATACCAATCTTCAACTACGAGTCAGAATTGGTTTGTGGatttaaatcaaactaaaGCTCTGCCGAACACTCCTGTTACTAGCGACTACGCTGGATGGGGTCCGACCACACCATTCGACGATAACGATATTATTAACGAcacacataattttatttcaaatgatCATAGCATAGAGGTATCGAAAccatatttgttttacaaacCATCATTATCTGTGCCACAAAAACCTCAATCGGTACCTATTCAAAATCTTATAACAACATTTGTACCTACCGCTCTACCGCCCATAGAATCCACACCTAGTAGTACACAAGAGGCATGGCCGTCCACGGATACCACATTTGAAGTTAATACAGAAAGCCAAAATGTATATGAAGGAGCTGCTACGGTATACAAAACCACAAACGAATTACCCACTACAGTAACTACACCGCCAAAACCGCATCCAACACTTTTTGACATGCTATCCCCAATGATGTCAATGCCACTTGCCACAGATCCAGATAGACCAGAAGACAATTTATATGCTCATGCTTCAGAAAatatacatgtttttaaagaaCATACAACAGAAGATAGCGCTAAATTACATTTGATGCAGAGTATGCAGCCGCCTGCACCTGTTAAACATTCAGACAGTTCTTCAGTATCAGAAAAGCATCCTTATCATGTTAATCCTAACGTCCTGAACAATTTGCTACATGCAAAACCGTCCCATGCACAAAATATCCACACGCATGATCCCTATTTACATATGCGTTTCACTAAACCCATGACTACATCTACAACACAAGCGACCGTCTCGCAAGAATCTAACTATTCTACGGAAGTCCCAACAGTAcctatgtatttaattatacaaggACATTCGAAAGTTAAAACATACAGTTCCAAGGCAAAGAATAACTTGCAAGAAACGTTACAAAACGACATTACTAAGCACAGAGAAACAAATGAAGTTAAACACTTACATccgataaaagaaaaacattctaaaaaattagaaaaaaatagcgTGACCCGTAACGGTAAAGCTCAggatttaaaatctttaattgaTAACGGTTTGGGATCTATAGAAATCCAAGAGACCGATGTAGGTATAAAATATGATGTAAGTGATGGAAGCAAAGTACCCgttgaattatataaaaaaggaatcGTAGACAGCGATGAAAATGACTATAGCTCCAACAATAAAACTAAGAGAGTGAAGCgtcaaattcaatttcaagatgtattaaattttcccAACGATTCCATCGAGGAGTACTTTGaagagtttttaaataaacaaaagaatgaGAATTTAAGTGCCCAAGTTGCAAATGAAGAAGCCGCGGGTTATAATGATGTAGAAGAAGATGACGAGGATTCAGACGAAGAAGACGGCGAAGACAGGTGA
- the LOC106709481 gene encoding uncharacterized protein LOC106709481 — MAVRNINFINVIFLIIFYESFSLSFGLLCYNGTLSNKQFGEDPLSRKKFIGDRKFEARIRCALTVRCPENALCFIRSWRARAKHAWIVQRGCYELTTQDTPPVSLSAARTMSCKRQRLPDAEYKLCFCQGDQCNRSYRLRYEGVQLFVVLMLYLFLNFDV, encoded by the exons ATGGCCgtcagaaatataaattttattaatgtaattttcttgATCATATTTTATGAATCATTTTCTTTATCATTCGGTTTGTTATGTTACAATGGAACCTTGTCTAACAAACAATTTGGTGAAGACCCTTTATCGcgtaaaaaatttataggaGATCGGAAATTTGAAGCAAGAATTCGCTGCGCTTTGACCGTCCGATGTCcag AGAATGCATTGTGTTTCATTCGTTCGTGGAGAGCACGAGCAAAACATGCATGGATCGTGCAAAGAGGCTGCTACGAGCTTACTACACAAGATACTCCGCCCGTAAGTCTATCTGCAGCAAGAACGATGTCGTGCAAACGACAAAG actTCCTGACGCGGAGTACAAATTATGTTTCTGCCAAGGAGATCAATGTAATCGTAGTTATAGACTTCGTTATGAAGGCGTACAGCTTTTTGTGGTGttaatgctttatttatttttaaactttgatgTGTAA
- the LOC106709429 gene encoding coiled-coil domain-containing protein 97: MDEDIQNTNSLVEEDEDPIDPIHDIIDYLVRCANISFKNSHVDETEIKTSEKIKTAYNIFIESPTEFLTQFGKYLSPNHLPYFENMLNEKSFNNTAFDNCIKHLRIYHSERSTHKRIKNRRFRALQKMQEETDYFSEKQMMFRNPLLYEQLVGQYLDDEEVVQRDSGDNKDLTFLNIILRTVEMNEMNETKHQQMLEEDQESLEEKETVKKYEKPKKKMWGDFDEPDTQPTPKFKVPRADAPITSNERALLKEEFYQEMYSSFLEGRDEDIDYNSIDNNEQYDDLEQISQDAEDQYFDSEQNDVNNLEEHMKLVEEYGRKMSLDHSNDPLDVFMKHIENKIKL, from the coding sequence ATGGACGAAGATATTCAAAACACAAATTCTTTGGTTGAGGAGGATGAAGATCCGATCGATCCAATTCATGATATCATTGATTACTTGGTCAGGTGcgcaaatatttcatttaaaaattcacatGTAGATGAAACCGAGATCAAGACATCTGAAAAGATCAAAACTGCCTACAATATATTCATTGAATCTCCCACAGAATTCTTGACTCAATTTGGCAAATATTTATCTCCAAACCATTTACCATATTTTGAGAACATGCttaatgaaaaaagttttaacaataCAGCTTTTGATAATTGCATTAAACATTTACGTATATACCATTCTGAGAGAAGTACAcataaaagaataaagaaCCGTCGATTCCGAGCCTTACAAAAAATGCAAGAGGAAACTGATTATTTTagtgaaaaacaaatgatGTTTCGTAATCCTCTTTTATATGAACAACTTGTTGGTCAGTATTTAGATGATGAGGAAGTTGTACAACGGGATTCTGGAGACAATAAGGATTTGacatttttgaatataatcCTACGTACTGTAGAAATGAATGAAATGAATGAGACAAAACATCAGCAAATGTTGGAAGAAGACCAGGAATCTTTGGAGGAGAAAGaaacagttaaaaaatatgagaAACCTAAAAAGAAGATGTGGGGCGATTTTGATGAACCTGATACTCAACCAACTCCTAAATTCAAAGTTCCAAGAGCAGATGCCCCAATAACTAGCAATGAGAGAGCATTGCTGAAAGAAGAATTTTATCAAGAAATGTACAGCAGTTTTCTTGAAGGGAGAGATGAAGATATTGATTACAATTCAATAGATAACAATGAACAGTATGATGATTTGGAACAAATTTCTCAGGATGCCGAAGATCAATATTTTGATTCAGAACAAAATGATGTAAATAATCTGGAGGAACATATGAAACTTGTTGAAGAGTATGGTAGAAAAATGTCACTGGACCATTCAAATGATCCGTTAGATGTATTTATGaaacatattgaaaataaaattaaactgtag
- the LOC106709502 gene encoding ATP-binding cassette sub-family C member 10: MELDTKLQWNWKDMCGPLGFQPWIDERKDFGKCFQELCLQIPVLFITAIISGFYVGYRREWVIREKTQERAIVLRSFAVLGLTFIPIIELYIFISSNKFNLFPVDYFTAGASCLSWLVHFGYILALKHRLGPSSRGPLGLVLLWVMIVVLNLISLRTSIITGSIVGFDIANLCCHIVYFVTLLPSSESRPTFYSPHLVGSQHASSEYTPLLPHMDEGILGTAMQSTSWFSKLTFLWVNPLLDKGFENKLTDAEELYDIPTEYKCSYVGAKMDKALIGNVDQFQQYAEIPHEPFIGSGYGSLSESLPQVSTPVTPTSRVLLRPQRRQNVSLLRALHTCYAVQFYSIGILKLISDMAGFAGPLLLNKLVTFVEDESIDQHLGYGYAGGLLVATVVSAVFNVHFNWLMSLIGIKMRGAMVSIILRKTLSVTSTELTKSFSVGEITNFMSTDTDRIVNSCPSFHALWSIPLQLIITLFLLYQQVGVSFLAGVAFSVILIPINKFIANKIGQLSTELMRHKDSRVSLISDILRGIRTIKIHVWEDYFINRVAEVRGKELYYLRGRKYLDAICVVLWATTPVLVAALTLGTHALRSQPLDAPTVFTTVALINMLIAPLNAFPWVLNGLTEAWVSIKRIQKFLDLPDMDSDRYYDRVNTNHDEDKIVIFKNATFTWAKPATHQKPQIKSKKNKGKSTKRLSKRNIQQDSTSSSDTQVQVPFALRDISLEIGRGELVGIAGNVGSGKTSLLHAVLGEMIKVNGDLQIPENLNSFGYVSQQSWLVRGTIRDNILFGKPYDEAKFRSVVDACALTEDLNILGWNAYVGEGGCTLSGGQRTRIALARAVYQDKEVYLLDDVLSGVDARVAAHIVQRCVLGVLRHRTRLLVAHSHRHLARAHRVILLHDGKLVAHGPPELVLNEIEEFLPSETDSLGEEPITEREHNLVEESLDNISRQSLDNEETMSMGSVGWWVICLYLRSVGLFLSVAIVLSLILMQLSQNYTFLWLTFWIKNRATNSTSLNTDTILESPHETQTVMDHGFNIMDNVIHRILNGSLPVLHSTDVTVTKSPKIPDLQLTLRYDDNFYLEMYFVLAGLNLLFTVMRAFLFAYGGVKAAGRIHRILVNVIIRAKVKFFDVTPTGRIMNRFSSDTYTIDDSLPFILNILLAQVFALIGGVAVTVYGLPWLAVALLPLALAYHRLQRRYRAASRQLKRLQSVALSPVYVHFNDTLEGLTVVRALGACGRWGERGEELCEGWQRAALCGAAAAQWLALRLQAAAAVTVAAAALIAVLQRATHAADPGLVGLAISYALSLTSVLSSVLNSFTETEREMIAVERVGEYITQVESEKIDGDPPPYGWPSHGVISFEDVYLNYNGERSCAALCGVTFASRPGERLAVVGRTGAGKSSLLQALLRLATPAAGRVLLDGVDVATLHLHALRSRLGVIPQEPFIFSGSVLENVDPLRQHGEAEVLRALTACGAREAVDARGGPHAPAAHLARGHAQLLCLARALLQRSKVLLVDEATANLDQEAERVIVETIRYSFAGSTVVYVAHRAAGVLQCERALVLAAGRVLELREPNDALADTDSHLYKLLNPQHD; the protein is encoded by the exons ATGGAGCTcgatacaaaattacaatggAACTGGAAAGATATGTGCGGACCGCTGGGTTTTCAGCCTTGGATTGACGAAAGGAAAGATTTTGGGAAGTGCTTCCAAGaactttgtttacaaatacCCGTATTATTTATCACAGCAATAATATCTGGATTTTATGTTGGCTACAGAAGGGAGTGGGTTATACGTGAAAAAACACAGGAGCGTGCCATTGTCTTGCGTAGTTTTGCAGTTTTAGGACTTACATTTATTCCAATTAtagaattatacatttttatatcaagcAATAAGTTTAATCTGTTTCCGGTTGATTACTTTACTGCTGGTGCATCCTGTCTCTCATGGTTAGTGCACTTTGGATACATCCTGGCACTCAAACATAGACTAGGTCCTAGCAGTCGCGGGCCATTGGGCCTAGTCCTATTGTGGGTAATGATTgtggtattaaatttaatttccctTCGAACAAGTATAATCACTGGATCCATTGTGGGATTCGACATTGCCAATCTATGCTGccatattgtttattttgtcacACTTCTGCCTTCAAGTGAGTCTAGGCCAACATTTTATTCCCCTCATCTTGTTGGATCCCAACATGCAAGC agtgAGTACACACCCTTACTGCCCCATATGGATGAGGGAATTTTAGGCACAGCAATGCAAAGCACAAGTTGGTTCTCTAAATTAACCTTTTTGTGGGTAAATCCTCTTCTTGATAAAG gtttcgaaaataaattaactgatGCAGAAGAACTATATGATATACCTACAGAGTATAAATGTTCATATGTTGGTGCTAAAATGGACAAGGCATTGATTGGAAATGTAGACCAATTTCAGCAGTATGCTGAAATACCACATGAACCATTTATAGGATCTG gATATGGTTCTTTAAGTGAAAGTCTACCTCAAGTATCAACTCCAGTCACTCCCACATCCAGAGTCCTATTGAGGCCACAACGTCGTCAGAATGTGTCCTTACTTCGAGCTTTACACACATGCTATGCAGTACAATTTTACAGCATAGGAATATTAAAGCTTATATCGGATATGGCAGGCTTTGCCGGacctttgttattaaataaattagttacatTTGTTGAAGATGAAAGTATTGATCAACATTTGGG ATATGGATATGCTGGTGGCCTTCTTGTTGCTACGGTCGTGAGTGCAGTTTTCAATGTCCATTTTAATTGGCTAATGTCATTAATAGGAATAAAAATGCGTGGTGCTATGGTTTCAATAATACTAAGAAAAACACTAAGTGTGACTTCAACGGAACTTACAAAGTCATTTTCTGTTGgtgaaattacaaatttcatgTCAACTGACACAGACAGAATTGTTAATTCATGTCCAAGTTTTCATGCGCTCTGGAGTATACCTTTACAG ttaattATTACACTGTTTTTATTGTACCAACAAGTGGGTGTTTCATTTCTGGCTGGAGTTGCTTTTTCAGTTATTCTTATACCTATTAACAAATTCATTGCCAACAAAATAGGTCAACTGAGCACAGAGTTGATGAGGCATAAAGACTCTCGTGTTAGTTTGATCAGTGATATACTAAGAGGTATTAGGACGATAAAGATTCACGTTTGggaagattattttataaacagagTAGCAG AGGTGAGAGGCAAGGAGCTGTACTACCTGCGCGGGCGCAAGTACCTGGACGCGATATGCGTGGTGCTGTGGGCCACTACGCCCGTGTTGGTGGCAGCACTTACACTCGGCACACACGCGCTACGCTCGCAGCCGTTAGATGCTCCGACG GTATTTACTACTGTGGCATTAATAAACATGCTCATAGCTCCATTGAACGCGTTCCCTTGGGTACTCAATGGACTAACTGAAGCATGGGTGTCGATAAAAAGGATACAAAAATTTCTAGAT ctTCCAGACATGGACTCGGATCGGTACTACGATCGTGTTAACACAAATCACGACGaagataaaattgtaatatttaagaacGCTACATTTACATGGGCCAAGCCCGCCACTCATCAGAAACCACagataaaatctaaaaagaaTAAAGGAAAATCAACTAAGAGGTTATCAAAACGAAACATACAACAAGATTCCACTTCGTCGTCTGATACACAAGTGCAAGTTCCCTTCGCATTGAGAGATATATCATTGGAGATAGGTCGAGGCGAGCTGGTGGGCATAGCTGGCAATGTGGGCAGCGGGAAGACATCGCTCCTGCATGCAGTACTCGGGGAAATGATCAAAGTCAATGGAGATCTGCAGATacctgaaaatttaaata gtTTTGGTTATGTATCCCAACAATCTTGGCTGGTTCGCGGTACCATACGAGACAACATATTATTTGGCAAACCATACGACGAGGCCAAGTTTCGTTCTGTTGTTGATGCTTGCGCGCTAACAG AGGATCTGAACATTCTGGGCTGGAATGCATACGTCGGGGAAGGAGGCTGCACATTAAGTGGCGGTCAGCGAACTCGCATCGCTTTAGCTCGGGCAGTTTATCAGGACAAAGAAG TGTACTTGTTGGACGACGTGCTGTCCGGCGTGGACGCGCGCGTGGCGGCGCACATAGTGCAGCGCTGCGTGCTGGGCGTACTGCGACACCGCACGCGGCTGCTGGTCGCGCACTCGCACCGTCACCTCGCGCGCGCGCACCGCGTCATACTGCTGCACGATGGAAAACTTGTAGCACACG GTCCTCCGGAACtagtattaaatgaaatagagGAATTTCTCCCGAGTGAAACTGATTCATTGGGTGAGGAACCCATCACGGAAAGAGAGCATAATTTAGTTGAAGAGTCTTTAGACAACATTAGCAGACAAAGTTTGGACAACGAG gaAACAATGTCGATGGGTTCGGTCGGTTGGTGGGTGATATGTTTGTACTTGCGTTCAGTTGGCCTATTCCTTTCAGTGGCCATTGTTCTATCATTGATATTGATGCAACTCTCTCAGAACTACACCTTCCTCTGGCTAACATTTTGGATTAAAAACCGAGCGACCAACTCTACCAGTCTCAACACAGATACAATACTCGAAAGTCCGCACGAAACACAAACAGTAATGGACCACGGATTCAATATTATGGACAATGTTATACATCGTATACTAAATGGTTCTTTACCGGTTCTTCATAGTACTGACGTAACAGTGACTAAATCGCCCAAAATCCCAGATTTGCAACTAACACTAAGATATGATGATAATTTCTATTTGGAGATGTATTTTGTGTTGGCCGGTCTGAATTTGTTGTTCACTGTTATGAGAGCGTTTCTCTTCGCGTACGGAGGTGTCAAGGCcgctggaagaatacataggatACTTGTTAACGTTATTATAAGA gcCAAAGTGAAATTTTTCGACGTAACACCAACGGGTAGGATTATGAATAGATTTTCATCGGACACTTATACAATTGACGACTCGCTCCCCTTCATACTCAACATTCTACTGGCTCAGGTGTTCGCATTGATCG GAGGTGTGGCGGTGACAGTGTACGGGCTGCCGTGGCTGGCGGTGGCGCTGCTGCCGCTGGCGCTGGCGTACCACCGGCTGCAGCGCCGGTACCGCGCCGCCTCGCGCCAGCTCAAACGTCTGCAGAGCGTTGCGCTCTCACCTGTTTACGTCCACTTCAATGACACGCTAGAAG GTCTGACGGTGGTGCGTGCACTGGGCGCGTGCGGGCGGTGGGGCGAGCGCGGCGAGGAGCTGTGCGAGGGCTGGCAGCGCGCGGCGCTGTgcggggcggcggcggcgcagTGGCTGGCGCTGAGGCTGCAGGCCGCCGCCGCAGTCACCGTCGCCGCGGCCGCGCTCATCGCCGTGCTGCAGCGCGCCACGCATGCTGCAGATCCTG GTTTGGTGGGTCTGGCAATTTCATACGCGCTGTCGCTGACCTCAGTGCTGAGCAGTGTGCTCAACTCCTTTACGGAGACCGAGCGCGAGATGATCGCCGTCGAGCGCGTCGGCGAGTACATCACACAG GTGGAAAGTGAAAAGATAGACGGAGATCCGCCGCCGTACGGCTGGCCTTCGCATGGAGTTATCAGCTTCGAAGATGTTTATCTTAACTACAA CGGGGAGCGGTCTTGCGCGGCGCTGTGCGGGGTGACGTTTGCCAGCAGGCCGGGCGAGCGGCTGGCGGTGGTGGGCCGCACTGGCGCCGGCAAGAGCTCGCTGCTACAAGCCTTGCTGCGCCTCGCCACTCCTGCCGCAGGCCGCGTGCTGCTCGATGGCGTCGACGTCGCCACGCTGCATCTGCACGCGCTCAG GTCGAGGCTAGGCGTGATACCGCAGGAGCCTTTCATCTTCTCTGGCAGCGTGCTGGAGAACGTGGACCCTCTGCGGCAGCACGGCGAGGCGGAGGTGTTGCGCGCGCTGACTGCGTGCGGCGCGCGCGAAGCCGTGGACGCGCGCGGCGGACCGCACGCGCCCGCAGCGCACCTCGCGCGCGGGCACGCACAGCTGCTCTGCCTCGCGCGCGCCCTCCTGCAGCGCTCCAAG GTGTTGCTAGTAGACGAGGCGACGGCCAACCTGGACCAGGAGGCGGAGCGTGTGATAGTAGAGACGATCAGATATTCGTTCGCGGGCAGCACGGTGGTGTACGTGGCGCACCGCGCGGCCGGCGTGCTGCAGTGCGAGCGCGCGCTCGTGCTCGCCGCCGGGCGCGTCCTCGAACTGCGCGAACCGAACGACGCGCTCGCCGACACAGACTCGCATCTCTACAAGCTGCTCAACCCGCAACACGACTGA